CTGCTCGACGGTCCCGCCGGCCGCCACTCCCACGCCGTCCATCTGGGGGCGGGCCGCGGGTACGCGCTGCTACGGCTGCGCCCGGTGCGCGGCGCCGGGCGGGCCCACCCGCTGCTGCGGTGGCTGGCCGTCGACGGGTACGGGTTCCAGCGGAGCCTCGACGGGACCGACCGGATGGTGGGCGAGCGGACCATGCCCGACCTGCTGACCCGGGCCCACTGCGCGACCTTCGACCAGGGCCTGGGGCGCCTGCTGTGGTACCACGACGGCGCCTGCCCCGACGGCGTGGCCGCCGCGATCGCCGGCTACCCGGCGGGCAGGCGGGCCGACCTGTGGAGCGGGGTGGGCTTCGCGGCCACGCACACCGGCGGGGCCGAGCCGGACGAGCTGGCGCGGCTGGCCGAGCACGCGGGGGCCGAGGGGTTCCGGGCCCACCTGGCGCAGGGGTGCGCGTTCGCCGCCGCCGCCCGCGTCCAGGCCGGACCGCTGCCCGGTCAGGTGGCGCGGGCCGTGCCGGTGCTGGCCGGGGCGACGGCCGACGAGGCGGCCTCCTGGGCGGACCGGGCACTGCTGGCGCTCGGGCACGACCCGCACACCCACGACGACTTCCTCACCTGGCAGGCCGACACCCGGCGGTCCTGGTCGCGCC
This Nonomuraea muscovyensis DNA region includes the following protein-coding sequences:
- a CDS encoding DUF1702 family protein, whose translation is MAVRGVFGGSVGDTGTSSYVDRVRRSGGPARGWRRLLARDPGEADLARRRFRLGPGPAQAAFETAERAYVSGFNAALTGGPDAIDAIDAMPPERQPFAYEGTGAACTVLDLLTLARGRRLRELLDGPAGRHSHAVHLGAGRGYALLRLRPVRGAGRAHPLLRWLAVDGYGFQRSLDGTDRMVGERTMPDLLTRAHCATFDQGLGRLLWYHDGACPDGVAAAIAGYPAGRRADLWSGVGFAATHTGGAEPDELARLAEHAGAEGFRAHLAQGCAFAAAARVQAGPLPGQVARAVPVLAGATADEAASWADRALLALGHDPHTHDDFLTWQADTRRSWSRRGR